The segment CCTTTCGCGTGGGACTGCTCTTTCCTCGACGTTGCTTAACTTGGCTTTGCGCCTTGGCTGCTGTAAACGTAACGCTATCACCGCCGCTGTATAAAGCCGCAAGAATTTGATCATCCGACGATAGTTTGGAAAGCTCGTAAGCCGCGAGCGCGGAAAGCTTGCCTTCTTCAACGCGCTGGCGGACTTCTTCGGGGAGTCGCAACAGGGCCAGAGAACGTGTTACCTTCGACGGAGTCACTCGGATCGATTCGGCGAGTTGCTTACTGTTCCATCCGGTCATCTCTCGGAGCTGTTCAAAGGCTTTGGCTTCTTCGATCGGTTTCAGGTTTTCACGAAGCAGATTCTCTATCAACTGTTGCTGGAGCACTTCACTCTTCGATAGTGAGTCCTCGACAAACTGACAATTGACGAGTTTCAACCCGGCTTGTTTCGATGCACGATACCGACGTTCCCCAGAAATGATAATCCAAGTTGACAGTTCCTCGGACCAACGGACTCTAATCGGCTGAAGCTGCCCCTTCTCCTTGATGCTATTGGCGAGTTGCTCAATCTCGTCATCACTGAAATCGACACGAGGTTGTTCTGGATCAGGAATGAGTTTGTCGATGTCGAGCGTCCCAAACGATCGCAGAGCTCGGCGCCCGACATCCTTGGTCTTTGCGACGGGACTAAGTGTTGGACGGGATTCGTGGTCTCGCACGCCCATCGACTCGTCCAAATTCCCCTGAATGCGTTGAAGAGTGTTTCTAGTATTAGTCATTCTGTTCTACGCCATCGTTTTTTGGTTCTTGCGACTCGCGATCCGCGTCATCAATTCATCGACGAGCCTTCGCATACTTAAAGCCGCTTTTGACTTTGGAGCGTAGACTTCGACGGGTTGCCGGCAAGCCAAAGCCACCTTGAAGGCTGAGACTTCGGGCATCACTGTGTTTAACGCCATTTCTTCGTACAGCGTTCTCAACCTTGCCTCGTAAGAACGATGGACCAGCAGTCGTTTGTCGTATCGTGTAATCAGATGACCAAGACGCCGCAGGTTTGGGTTAAGTCTGCGAGCATTGTCAATGCACTGATGAACCGCTCGAAGTCCTTGAGTGCCGAAGTCTTCCGGTGGCACGGGGATAACAACAAAGTCCGCCGCAATCATTGCGTTCCAACTGCACTGATACAGATTCGGTGGGCAATCGATCAACGTGATGTCGTAGTCGCCAACTTCTTCCAAGGCGTCTCGAAGTGAATACTGAATCATGCCCGATGACTCAGGTGTTGGTGCGTTGAAGGCCGCCAGATGCTGGTTGGTAGGAAGCACGGAGATGTTTTCAAAGTCCGTCTCGCGAATTAACTGTTTTCGATCAATAAAGAACGTCGACTCATCAAAAATTGCCGCAAGCGTCTCCTCGGGCGGAAGGTTCTCGATTTCATCGCTTCCAAAGAATCCTTGGCTCAATGAGCCTTGAGGATCGGCATCGACTGCCAAAACAGAATAGCCCAGACCAGCAAATGCACCG is part of the Rubripirellula reticaptiva genome and harbors:
- a CDS encoding ParB/RepB/Spo0J family partition protein, whose amino-acid sequence is MTNTRNTLQRIQGNLDESMGVRDHESRPTLSPVAKTKDVGRRALRSFGTLDIDKLIPDPEQPRVDFSDDEIEQLANSIKEKGQLQPIRVRWSEELSTWIIISGERRYRASKQAGLKLVNCQFVEDSLSKSEVLQQQLIENLLRENLKPIEEAKAFEQLREMTGWNSKQLAESIRVTPSKVTRSLALLRLPEEVRQRVEEGKLSALAAYELSKLSSDDQILAALYSGGDSVTFTAAKAQSQVKQRRGKSSPTRKGARLTFASEEGVKVVVSTPKDCNYEQVEEALTTALAEVRLRMDNNVQL
- a CDS encoding ParA family protein, whose translation is MAGVTLCLINQKGGCGKSSTCFHLAGAFAGLGYSVLAVDADPQGSLSQGFFGSDEIENLPPEETLAAIFDESTFFIDRKQLIRETDFENISVLPTNQHLAAFNAPTPESSGMIQYSLRDALEEVGDYDITLIDCPPNLYQCSWNAMIAADFVVIPVPPEDFGTQGLRAVHQCIDNARRLNPNLRRLGHLITRYDKRLLVHRSYEARLRTLYEEMALNTVMPEVSAFKVALACRQPVEVYAPKSKAALSMRRLVDELMTRIASRKNQKTMA